A genomic region of Gemmata massiliana contains the following coding sequences:
- a CDS encoding protein-tyrosine phosphatase family protein yields the protein MARGQEGRTTRRTGRQIVPGYRERSSQPVLVHCFAGIHRTGTTCALFRVARQGWSADQAIVEMQSYGFKSGKAAGPAHFI from the coding sequence GTGGCCCGTGGACAAGAAGGGCGAACTACCCGCCGAACAGGTCGTCAAATCGTTCCTGGATATCGTGAGCGATCCAGCCAGCCGGTACTCGTTCACTGTTTCGCGGGCATTCACCGGACCGGAACCACGTGCGCGCTCTTCCGCGTGGCGCGCCAGGGGTGGAGTGCGGACCAAGCCATCGTGGAGATGCAGAGCTACGGTTTTAAATCTGGGAAAGCCGCAGGGCCGGCGCACTTCATTTAG
- a CDS encoding tyrosine-type recombinase/integrase — translation MVPLEEYLTAYTRSPIAAEVSDTYRANVLRAVRCVSKDCGFATPTDFDREAVENWMAARIEDGMSARSRNYYRESLVAFANWCVGTERLVGHDLNRVPKADQKSDPRRQRRSLTEDELKRLLAVATVCPLTDTQTIRRGNRKGQTAADLKPETVARLQALGRERALIYKALVLTGLRKNELATLTIGQLDFTAGSAFLQLDAADEKSREGNAIAIRDDLADDLRNWLADKLATVQAVAREVGEPTPTRLPGETLLFDVPPGLVRILDRDLVAAGIPKRDDRGRTVDVHAMRTTFGTVLSKTGTAPRTAQAAMRHSDIKLTMGVYTDTRLLDVRGAVEKLPTLPLTSGAITEPRTSDDSASAPNSAAPEVAPTPFRGRHSGATPGTEQPSSVTQNEVHGIDGSADAVNEKPSATPTVTEGHPVRLIGFEPSFAGIWAAFRSHRYRVGLASIAGFCIADRALVIMVARWARMAIPPTLCPPRNGEKPA, via the coding sequence GTGGTTCCGCTCGAGGAGTACCTCACCGCGTACACGCGCTCGCCGATCGCCGCGGAAGTTTCAGACACGTACCGGGCCAACGTGCTGCGCGCCGTGCGGTGCGTGTCGAAAGATTGCGGGTTCGCCACGCCCACCGATTTCGACCGGGAAGCGGTGGAGAACTGGATGGCCGCCCGAATCGAGGACGGCATGAGCGCCCGGAGCCGCAACTATTACCGCGAGTCCCTCGTCGCGTTCGCGAACTGGTGCGTCGGGACCGAGCGCCTGGTCGGCCACGACCTCAACCGGGTGCCCAAAGCGGACCAGAAGTCGGACCCGCGCCGCCAGCGCCGATCCCTCACCGAGGACGAACTGAAGCGCCTGCTCGCGGTCGCCACGGTCTGCCCGCTGACCGACACCCAGACGATCCGCCGCGGAAATCGTAAAGGACAAACCGCGGCCGATCTGAAACCCGAAACGGTAGCCCGGCTGCAAGCCCTCGGGCGCGAGCGGGCACTGATTTACAAGGCACTGGTCCTGACCGGGTTACGGAAGAACGAGCTGGCAACACTCACGATCGGGCAACTCGATTTCACGGCAGGAAGTGCGTTCTTGCAACTGGATGCCGCCGACGAGAAGAGCCGAGAGGGGAACGCGATTGCGATCCGCGACGATCTCGCGGACGACCTGCGGAACTGGTTGGCCGATAAGTTAGCGACCGTTCAAGCCGTCGCTCGCGAGGTCGGTGAACCAACACCGACGCGATTGCCCGGTGAAACGCTGCTATTCGATGTGCCGCCGGGCTTGGTTCGCATCCTGGATCGCGATCTGGTTGCCGCCGGCATCCCGAAGCGCGACGACCGCGGGCGCACGGTCGACGTTCACGCGATGCGAACGACCTTCGGCACGGTGTTGAGCAAAACGGGCACGGCCCCGCGAACGGCACAAGCCGCGATGCGACACAGCGACATTAAGCTCACGATGGGCGTGTATACTGACACCCGCCTGCTCGATGTCCGCGGGGCCGTGGAAAAACTTCCGACCCTACCCCTGACCAGTGGTGCGATCACAGAGCCCAGAACAAGTGACGATTCGGCCTCGGCTCCCAATTCGGCTGCACCAGAGGTTGCCCCGACTCCATTCCGCGGGAGGCATTCCGGGGCCACTCCCGGCACCGAACAGCCAAGCAGCGTAACCCAGAACGAGGTTCATGGAATCGACGGAAGTGCTGATGCGGTCAACGAAAAACCTTCGGCGACACCTACTGTCACCGAGGGTCATCCAGTCAGACTGATAGGATTTGAACCTAGTTTCGCAGGCATTTGGGCCGCGTTTCGATCACATCGCTATCGCGTTGGACTCGCTTCGATCGCAGGGTTTTGCATCGCGGATCGGGCTTTAGTGATAATGGTAGCGCGTTGGGCTCGCATGGCAATACCGCCCACCCTTTGCCCACCTCGAAATGGTGAGAAACCTGCTTAA
- a CDS encoding bile acid:sodium symporter family protein, with protein MRRERGSVSGFLHRHFLWLLIAAYAAAGAVPGAGRWISGLTGAGCVLGHPVRVSAPAVMLGGLLFAAGFAVRGEHLWGMFRRPLSLVIGLVASAAVPVLVLMMAAPVLLLWHDPVEARDLLVGLAVVAAMPVAGSSAGWSRAADGDCALSLGLVLLSTVFSPFTTPLALGAAGTFASSGASEVLNHLAGSGGAGPFVVVWVVVPTGLGLLSRWMIGGGRADATGPWVKPATSVILLVVCYANASMCLPGVVADPDWDFLALITAAAGTMCVAAFTSGFLAARSVRAEHAQRAALVFGVGMANNGAGLGLAAGALAGCPLALLPVVAVNLIQHLVAGWADARLRYGKTR; from the coding sequence ATGCGTCGCGAGCGCGGATCAGTTTCGGGGTTCCTGCACCGACATTTCCTCTGGCTCCTGATCGCGGCATACGCTGCGGCCGGGGCGGTGCCGGGGGCCGGCCGTTGGATTTCGGGACTGACGGGGGCGGGTTGCGTGTTGGGTCACCCGGTTCGGGTATCAGCGCCAGCAGTGATGCTCGGCGGCCTCCTGTTTGCCGCCGGGTTCGCGGTGCGGGGCGAACACCTGTGGGGCATGTTCCGGCGACCACTTTCTTTGGTGATCGGGCTGGTTGCGAGTGCCGCCGTACCCGTCCTCGTGTTGATGATGGCCGCCCCCGTACTGTTGCTCTGGCACGATCCCGTCGAGGCCCGCGACCTGCTCGTGGGCCTCGCAGTGGTAGCTGCGATGCCGGTGGCTGGTTCGTCGGCGGGCTGGTCTCGCGCTGCCGACGGCGATTGCGCGCTGAGCCTCGGCCTCGTTCTGCTCTCGACCGTGTTCAGCCCTTTCACGACCCCGCTCGCACTCGGTGCGGCGGGTACGTTTGCCTCGAGCGGTGCGAGCGAGGTATTGAATCACCTCGCCGGATCGGGTGGTGCGGGCCCGTTCGTCGTTGTGTGGGTGGTCGTCCCGACCGGGTTGGGCCTTCTCAGCCGTTGGATGATCGGTGGAGGTCGGGCGGACGCGACCGGGCCGTGGGTGAAGCCGGCCACCTCAGTGATTCTGTTGGTGGTGTGCTACGCGAATGCCTCAATGTGTCTGCCCGGTGTTGTTGCCGATCCAGATTGGGACTTCCTAGCGCTGATCACGGCCGCGGCCGGAACGATGTGTGTGGCGGCGTTCACGAGCGGATTCTTGGCCGCACGGTCCGTGCGTGCCGAACACGCTCAGCGCGCCGCGCTCGTGTTCGGCGTCGGCATGGCGAACAACGGGGCTGGTTTGGGGCTGGCGGCGGGCGCGCTCGCGGGGTGCCCGTTGGCGCTGCTACCGGTGGTCGCCGTCAACCTCATCCAGCACCTCGTTGCGGGGTGGGCTGATGCCCGACTCCGATACGGGAAAACAAGATGA
- a CDS encoding ISAs1 family transposase — protein MSIPLLAVFADVPDPRRETKNKLHELVDILTLATCAVIAGADGWDQVAAFGRAKQTLFAPYLRLPHGVPSPDTFERVFAKLDPDAFADRFGRWMAAACESTGLVHVAIDGKSARRSTKNTFTGCLHLVEAWAVENRLILGQRSVPEGGHEITKAPDLLGALDLTGAVVTVDAAFCQKELVSQIRTQGGHYVVCVKGNQKGLRGAVAEVFARAGEDAFAGCDMGSAVEDGHEEERYVTVVEDPEGLPSGWADVGAVALVCRERVVNGKPNESTAHYYLTSLRIGAVELAGYIRNHWGIENGLHWCLDIAFREDDSRARAGHAGANLGMIRRVALSLLQRADTKGSIRTRRMKAAWDDQYLLKVLKILTTK, from the coding sequence ATGAGTATTCCGCTGCTGGCGGTGTTTGCGGATGTGCCAGACCCGCGCCGCGAAACGAAGAACAAGTTGCATGAGCTGGTGGATATCCTCACGTTGGCCACGTGTGCGGTGATCGCCGGGGCCGACGGGTGGGACCAGGTGGCCGCGTTCGGTCGGGCCAAGCAAACGTTGTTCGCCCCGTACCTGCGGTTGCCCCACGGGGTTCCGAGCCCGGACACGTTCGAGCGCGTGTTCGCCAAGCTGGACCCGGACGCGTTCGCGGACCGGTTCGGGCGCTGGATGGCAGCCGCATGCGAGAGTACCGGCCTGGTGCACGTGGCGATCGATGGTAAGAGCGCCCGGCGGTCCACCAAGAACACGTTCACCGGGTGCTTGCATCTGGTCGAGGCGTGGGCCGTGGAGAACCGGTTGATCCTGGGCCAGCGGTCCGTGCCCGAGGGCGGACACGAGATCACCAAGGCCCCAGATCTGTTGGGCGCCCTGGATCTGACGGGCGCGGTGGTGACCGTCGACGCGGCCTTTTGCCAGAAGGAGTTGGTGTCCCAGATCCGCACCCAGGGCGGGCATTACGTGGTGTGCGTGAAGGGGAACCAGAAGGGGTTGCGCGGCGCGGTGGCGGAGGTGTTCGCGCGGGCCGGGGAGGACGCGTTCGCCGGGTGTGACATGGGGTCCGCGGTCGAGGACGGGCACGAGGAAGAGCGGTACGTGACGGTGGTTGAAGATCCGGAAGGGCTACCGAGCGGGTGGGCCGATGTTGGGGCCGTGGCCCTGGTGTGCCGGGAGCGGGTGGTGAACGGGAAGCCGAATGAGAGCACCGCCCATTACTACCTCACCAGCTTGCGGATCGGGGCGGTCGAGCTGGCGGGGTACATCCGCAACCATTGGGGCATTGAGAACGGGCTCCATTGGTGTCTGGACATCGCGTTCCGGGAAGACGACAGCCGGGCTCGGGCCGGACACGCCGGGGCCAACCTGGGCATGATTCGCCGGGTTGCCCTGTCCCTGCTCCAGCGGGCGGACACCAAGGGCAGCATTCGTACTCGACGCATGAAGGCCGCCTGGGACGATCAATACCTGCTCAAAGTGCTTAAGATTCTGACGACTAAATGA